A region of Streptomyces cinnamoneus DNA encodes the following proteins:
- a CDS encoding TniQ family protein — MTRTDATARTAVAAAPAQRAVLTTEVSLRIPSAAPGVLRVRPLTGEATASYVHRLATAYRLTLPQLLDGAGITLSGHGTLPTAELHLSPAACHNLAALTRIPLPHLTRALPRLAPNDDAHHIATAAHWKRHEAAQQPVRACTLCTRHRSHDATDTAWTHRPPHRLVCPRHHQATPDPRLTSTVRTWAVPELAAAHHAHQRLLRHPRAATAWTAARAITTRWYDHQQHLTDRSHTRLNQLYATNPHLTTTGSASPALLARDLITYPETVALARALATLPNRPHRDTGNALNLIAHRLGLPRLPLNANDPLQAFLTHTRH, encoded by the coding sequence GTGACCCGGACAGACGCCACAGCCCGTACTGCGGTCGCAGCCGCCCCCGCCCAGCGCGCCGTCCTCACCACAGAGGTATCGCTGCGGATCCCGTCAGCCGCTCCGGGCGTGCTCCGTGTACGGCCACTGACCGGCGAAGCGACTGCCTCCTATGTGCATCGCCTCGCCACCGCCTACCGGCTGACGCTGCCCCAGCTCCTCGACGGCGCCGGCATCACCCTGTCCGGCCACGGCACACTACCGACAGCTGAACTCCACCTCAGCCCTGCCGCCTGCCACAATCTCGCCGCCCTGACCCGCATCCCACTCCCCCACCTGACACGCGCCCTGCCCCGCCTCGCCCCCAACGACGACGCCCACCACATCGCCACCGCCGCACACTGGAAGCGGCACGAGGCCGCACAGCAGCCCGTCCGCGCCTGCACCCTGTGCACCCGCCACCGCAGCCACGACGCCACCGACACCGCCTGGACTCATCGGCCACCGCACCGACTGGTGTGCCCGCGCCACCACCAAGCCACCCCCGACCCGCGGCTCACCTCCACCGTCCGCACCTGGGCCGTGCCGGAGCTTGCCGCCGCGCACCACGCACACCAGCGACTCCTACGACACCCCCGAGCCGCCACCGCCTGGACCGCTGCGCGCGCCATCACCACCCGCTGGTACGACCACCAGCAACACCTCACCGACCGCTCGCACACCCGCCTCAACCAGCTCTACGCGACCAACCCCCACCTGACCACCACGGGCAGCGCCTCCCCCGCGCTCCTGGCACGCGACCTGATCACCTACCCCGAAACCGTTGCCCTCGCCCGCGCACTCGCCACCCTGCCGAACCGGCCACACCGCGACACCGGCAACGCCCTCAACCTCATCGCCCACCGACTCGGACTACCCCGCCTGCCCCTCAACGCGAACGATCCGCTCCAGGCCTTCCTCACCCACACACGCCACTGA
- a CDS encoding helicase associated domain-containing protein, whose amino-acid sequence MQPAEVSSPAPAATRATKGPSKAQAAFQRGLAALAQWVEREGDRPVPRGHSEQITVDGEAAPVTMKLGVWISNTKSRRNRLDAEQLAALAELGMDWARPVTVPQAAPGSL is encoded by the coding sequence GTGCAACCCGCTGAGGTCTCATCTCCCGCCCCGGCGGCCACGCGTGCGACGAAGGGGCCGAGCAAGGCACAGGCGGCGTTCCAGCGCGGCCTGGCGGCCCTCGCGCAGTGGGTGGAGCGTGAGGGCGACCGGCCGGTGCCGAGGGGGCACAGCGAACAGATCACGGTCGACGGCGAGGCGGCACCGGTGACCATGAAACTGGGCGTATGGATTTCGAACACGAAATCGAGGAGGAACCGGCTGGACGCCGAACAGCTCGCCGCGCTCGCGGAGCTGGGCATGGACTGGGCAAGACCGGTGACGGTCCCGCAGGCCGCTCCAGGCAGCCTCTGA
- a CDS encoding DUF4238 domain-containing protein, which yields MYDWREKPNRGGQPVGKASSGKRAAKAGGTRDHTVPQMYLKHFAKHVARRKYELKVRRLDKINEPFPVTPTGIAAETGYYWGISAEGVPHHAVEELFTSLEGHTETVLKVLLSDPDWALTPHWPLRPDQRHVLAWWMAAQILRTTRQRKRLTHLQTEAPDITGLPQEVHTLAQNNPHLRYIVENIVTLALILEARPWALGFSDMCLLTSDTPIAIWNRPDDEDQLRAAALSDILLPLDPHRFLFLPGPATRGTDRRKHVDHLMHAEGAIGFALVEVAYDVADQFVIHHPEHDPWKHWKPNSPGQPKPWDGQTHSAPQYILEYGVFPPSQNIERRWTVEHPPPRSPAVSHP from the coding sequence GTGTATGACTGGCGTGAAAAGCCAAACAGGGGAGGGCAGCCGGTGGGTAAGGCGTCGTCGGGGAAGCGTGCGGCCAAGGCAGGCGGCACCCGGGATCACACAGTGCCGCAGATGTACCTGAAGCACTTCGCCAAGCACGTAGCACGCCGCAAGTACGAGCTGAAAGTGCGACGGCTCGACAAGATCAATGAGCCGTTTCCCGTGACGCCTACCGGCATCGCTGCTGAGACCGGTTACTACTGGGGGATCAGTGCCGAAGGGGTCCCTCACCACGCTGTCGAGGAACTGTTCACCTCCCTTGAGGGACACACCGAAACAGTACTGAAGGTCCTCCTGAGCGATCCGGATTGGGCGCTCACACCGCACTGGCCGTTGAGACCGGACCAGCGCCATGTCCTCGCCTGGTGGATGGCTGCCCAGATCTTGCGCACGACGCGCCAGCGGAAGCGGCTTACCCACCTGCAGACCGAAGCACCGGACATCACCGGCCTTCCGCAAGAAGTGCACACCCTTGCCCAGAACAACCCCCACCTGCGCTACATCGTTGAAAACATCGTCACGTTGGCGCTCATCCTGGAAGCACGTCCGTGGGCGCTGGGCTTCAGCGACATGTGCCTGCTAACCAGCGATACCCCGATCGCCATATGGAACCGCCCCGACGACGAAGACCAGCTGCGCGCCGCCGCACTGAGCGACATCCTGCTCCCGCTGGACCCTCACCGCTTTCTGTTCCTACCCGGCCCCGCTACCCGGGGCACCGACCGGCGTAAGCACGTGGACCACTTGATGCACGCGGAGGGTGCCATCGGCTTCGCGCTTGTGGAGGTGGCGTACGACGTGGCTGACCAGTTCGTGATACACCACCCAGAGCACGACCCCTGGAAGCATTGGAAGCCGAACAGCCCAGGTCAGCCCAAGCCATGGGACGGGCAGACGCATTCTGCTCCTCAATACATCTTGGAGTACGGCGTATTTCCGCCCAGTCAGAACATTGAACGTCGCTGGACCGTGGAACATCCACCGCCTCGCTCCCCAGCCGTGTCACACCCCTGA